A stretch of Corynebacterium timonense DNA encodes these proteins:
- a CDS encoding AAA family ATPase, with translation MRIHDLIIDNVRAVEHLELRDLPDTGVILIHGDNESGKSTILDALDAVLTERYSAKKNSIRALQPVGRDVGPEVRLTATVGPYTFTARKRFLKSAESELTITAPKSEQLSGRAADDKLEAIVAEHLDGDLADILFVRQGDTDPGISAAGIPSVTRALDAGGEDTLAGTEDTALMGRITDEYARYFTPQGKKKSTYTELEKAVEDAQAELAARRAAVDELSGAVDEVGRLTAEVTEIDAELPEAVAESAQREKEEAAAKQAEAKATEARERRERADVDLERAAADLEARREARQQLETLRSEAAELDKLLGPAAQKATDEEETIARLTKERDEARARLAEAREKAQEARRASERARRQRRRRELTELADTLDAVDAQLTELLQKTPERPVTDADVREIDKAASEAAVQRRLADAASAKLEVTASAAASLRVDGRAVDLDEGTGDEIRLADGTTVEIGDITAVYRAGAGAAGSTAALDEAERALAEALAAVGCADVDEARVARDEHATLAAAVEAARERRAQLTEGRDADELRAELARLQEDEDKDGDSDEQLDDDEADAAYRAAGDAVDAAAEEAAQAEAALVPWEGKTAAAEATTLRTKKDLKEEEIARQESVLEAAEHATPLSALLTAHGEATERAAALRAEEEKLAQEVAALDPALAAQLHAGARARVDNLKQRRAEAQERIARLSSHIDVATGAAEQADRAEAALEAAEQKLARSRRRAEAVELLWHTMRAHRDAARARYAQPFAQALNRYAAVIFGPDVEFTLGEDLGVEARTVGETTVPLDQLSGGAKEQMALLTRFAVADLAGNGENGAVPVPVVIDDALGATDPDRLARMNTLFDTVGRDAQVVVLTCFPRRFDRVVPAVRASISELKNQHTITGVPER, from the coding sequence ATGCGTATCCACGACCTGATCATTGACAACGTCCGCGCCGTCGAGCACCTCGAGCTGCGCGACCTGCCCGACACCGGCGTGATCCTCATCCACGGCGACAACGAGTCCGGCAAGTCGACCATCCTTGACGCCCTGGATGCGGTGCTCACGGAGCGCTACAGCGCCAAGAAGAACAGCATCAGGGCCCTCCAGCCCGTGGGGCGCGACGTCGGCCCCGAGGTGCGTCTCACCGCCACCGTCGGCCCCTACACCTTCACCGCCCGCAAGCGCTTTCTCAAGAGCGCTGAGTCCGAGCTGACCATCACAGCACCGAAGTCGGAGCAGCTCAGCGGACGGGCGGCCGACGACAAGCTCGAGGCGATAGTGGCAGAGCACCTCGACGGCGACCTCGCCGACATTCTGTTTGTGCGCCAGGGCGATACCGACCCGGGCATCAGCGCGGCCGGCATCCCCTCGGTGACTCGGGCCCTCGACGCCGGCGGCGAGGACACCCTCGCCGGCACCGAAGACACGGCGCTCATGGGGCGCATCACCGACGAATACGCGCGGTACTTCACGCCCCAAGGCAAAAAGAAGAGCACGTACACCGAGTTAGAGAAGGCGGTCGAGGACGCTCAGGCCGAGCTGGCGGCGCGGCGCGCCGCGGTGGATGAGCTCTCAGGCGCCGTCGACGAGGTGGGGCGGCTCACCGCAGAGGTCACGGAGATCGACGCGGAGCTGCCCGAGGCGGTTGCGGAGAGTGCCCAGCGCGAGAAAGAAGAGGCCGCCGCCAAACAGGCCGAGGCCAAGGCGACCGAGGCGCGTGAGCGCCGAGAGCGTGCCGACGTCGACCTCGAGCGCGCGGCCGCCGACCTCGAGGCGCGCCGGGAGGCCAGGCAGCAGCTGGAAACGCTGCGCAGCGAGGCCGCCGAGCTCGACAAGCTGCTGGGGCCCGCCGCGCAGAAAGCGACGGACGAGGAAGAGACCATCGCTCGCCTCACAAAGGAGCGCGATGAGGCCCGCGCCCGACTCGCCGAGGCGCGAGAGAAAGCGCAGGAGGCGCGGCGCGCCAGCGAGCGAGCCCGCCGGCAACGCCGCCGACGGGAGCTGACGGAACTCGCAGACACGCTCGACGCCGTCGACGCCCAGCTCACGGAGCTGCTGCAGAAAACGCCCGAGCGCCCTGTCACCGACGCCGACGTGCGCGAGATCGACAAGGCTGCGAGCGAGGCGGCGGTGCAGCGCCGGCTTGCCGACGCCGCCTCCGCGAAGCTCGAGGTCACAGCTTCCGCTGCTGCTTCCCTCCGCGTCGACGGCCGCGCCGTCGACCTCGACGAGGGCACCGGCGACGAGATCCGCCTGGCCGACGGCACGACGGTGGAGATCGGCGACATCACTGCCGTCTACCGAGCTGGCGCCGGCGCCGCCGGGTCCACCGCGGCGCTGGACGAAGCAGAACGCGCGCTGGCCGAGGCGCTGGCGGCCGTCGGGTGCGCCGACGTCGACGAGGCGCGCGTGGCCCGCGACGAGCACGCCACGCTCGCGGCGGCCGTCGAGGCGGCCCGCGAACGACGGGCGCAGCTGACGGAGGGGCGCGATGCCGACGAGCTTCGCGCGGAGCTGGCGCGGCTGCAGGAGGACGAGGACAAGGACGGCGATTCTGACGAGCAGCTCGACGACGACGAGGCCGATGCCGCTTACCGGGCGGCGGGCGACGCCGTCGACGCCGCCGCGGAGGAGGCCGCTCAGGCAGAGGCGGCGCTGGTGCCGTGGGAGGGCAAGACCGCCGCCGCCGAAGCCACCACGCTGCGCACGAAAAAAGACCTCAAGGAGGAGGAGATTGCTCGGCAGGAGAGCGTGCTTGAGGCGGCGGAACACGCGACCCCGCTGAGCGCACTGCTCACGGCCCACGGGGAGGCCACCGAGCGTGCCGCCGCGCTGAGGGCTGAGGAGGAAAAGCTCGCCCAGGAGGTCGCCGCACTGGACCCGGCCTTGGCTGCGCAGCTGCACGCGGGGGCGCGGGCGCGGGTAGACAACCTGAAGCAGCGCCGCGCCGAGGCCCAGGAGCGCATTGCCAGGCTGAGCAGCCACATCGACGTAGCCACGGGCGCCGCGGAGCAGGCGGACCGCGCGGAGGCCGCGCTCGAGGCGGCCGAACAGAAGCTGGCGCGCAGCCGGCGCCGCGCCGAGGCCGTGGAGCTGCTGTGGCACACGATGCGCGCGCACCGGGACGCGGCCCGCGCCCGCTATGCCCAGCCCTTCGCGCAGGCCCTCAACCGCTACGCCGCGGTCATCTTCGGCCCCGATGTCGAGTTCACCCTCGGCGAGGACTTGGGTGTGGAGGCCCGTACGGTGGGTGAAACCACGGTCCCGCTCGACCAGCTCTCGGGAGGGGCGAAGGAGCAGATGGCGCTGCTGACGCGCTTCGCTGTCGCCGACCTCGCCGGAAACGGGGAGAACGGGGCCGTCCCGGTGCCGGTGGTCATCGACGACGCGCTCGGCGCCACGGACCCCGACCGGCTCGCCCGGATGAACACCTTGTTCGACACTGTCGGCCGCGACGCCCAGGTTGTCGTGCTCACGTGTTTCCCGCGGCGCTTCGACAGGGTGGTGCCGGCAGTGCGGGCGTCGATCAGCGAGCTGAAGAACCAGCATACGATCACGGGGGTACCGGAAAGATAA
- a CDS encoding metallophosphoesterase family protein, producing the protein MASTTFVHTSDLQLGMTRAFLPPEAQARFDASRLAAIARLGEIATERGAEFIVVAGDVFEHNALEKQTRGRAFEALKALPVPVYLLPGNHDPLVADSMFSTTRELDNVRVLDSFEPVEVRGGVEIVGAPLMAKHASEDLVAKALRPLGPTDALRIAVGHGQVEARTSEAGADLIDLAAVEAKLADGTIDYLALGDTHSTRSLGTSGRVWFSGAPETTDFHDHAPGATGGETDSGNALVVTVTKGNAEVETVRVGEWTFDALHWEVTDDGDVSALLDQLAAYPDKARTVVKYSIVGTLGLEATRALEQGIGELEPVFAALYERTRLMDLHLEPGPDELANLPVSGFAHAAMEELIELSADDPTARDAVNLLFRLSTEA; encoded by the coding sequence ATGGCTTCCACGACCTTCGTCCACACCTCTGACCTGCAGCTGGGCATGACCCGCGCGTTCTTGCCTCCCGAGGCCCAAGCGCGTTTTGACGCCTCGCGGCTCGCCGCCATCGCCCGCCTCGGCGAGATCGCCACGGAGCGCGGCGCCGAGTTCATCGTCGTCGCCGGCGACGTCTTCGAGCACAACGCCCTGGAAAAGCAGACGCGCGGGCGGGCCTTCGAGGCGCTCAAGGCCCTGCCCGTCCCCGTGTACCTGCTGCCCGGCAACCACGACCCGCTGGTGGCGGACTCGATGTTTAGCACAACCCGCGAACTCGACAACGTGCGCGTCCTCGACTCGTTCGAACCTGTCGAGGTACGCGGAGGCGTCGAGATCGTCGGCGCGCCCCTGATGGCCAAGCACGCCTCGGAGGACCTGGTGGCCAAGGCTCTGCGCCCGCTGGGCCCGACTGACGCGCTGCGCATCGCCGTCGGCCACGGGCAGGTCGAGGCGCGCACGAGCGAGGCGGGCGCCGACCTGATCGACCTCGCCGCCGTGGAGGCCAAGCTGGCGGACGGCACCATCGACTACCTGGCCCTCGGGGACACGCATTCCACCCGCTCGCTGGGCACGAGTGGGCGGGTGTGGTTCTCGGGCGCGCCGGAGACCACGGACTTCCACGACCACGCCCCCGGGGCCACCGGCGGGGAGACAGACTCCGGCAACGCGCTGGTGGTCACGGTGACCAAGGGCAACGCTGAGGTCGAGACGGTGCGCGTGGGGGAGTGGACCTTCGATGCGCTGCACTGGGAGGTGACGGACGACGGCGACGTTTCTGCGCTGCTTGACCAGCTCGCTGCCTACCCCGACAAGGCCCGCACGGTGGTCAAGTACTCGATCGTGGGCACCCTGGGGCTGGAAGCGACGCGGGCGCTGGAGCAGGGAATTGGCGAGCTCGAGCCCGTCTTCGCAGCGCTCTACGAGCGCACGCGCCTCATGGACCTCCACCTTGAGCCCGGCCCCGACGAGCTGGCCAACCTCCCCGTGAGCGGCTTCGCCCACGCCGCGATGGAGGAGCTCATCGAGCTGTCCGCCGACGACCCCACCGCGCGCGACGCGGTCAACCTGCTGTTTCGCCTGTCCACGGAGGCCTAA
- a CDS encoding DEAD/DEAH box helicase: MPSFLLHGLWLAESGLNLWVEQVEGHRIVLPSQVPSGTFPPSVEALLGDATFHHRARIRLQTPRGRHVELRVPTAAYAPEEAVSLLAALSFLDARSPAASAAQREAIAPDVYWLVRAYTGVSQFVRAGRVNIHVPYRDGLWYAEWQLGTGVEERGWLAEMVAAAPGVLTVNNPNLGENIAQTLVHWVATAHLREVQDEQRPYPWHDFVRSLLTAEPLRRGGGQLSQRVSEWNGSITAVNLQLVFIVEQPADADNPAELQWPVRVQVRAGSDAPRPVRLADYDAQTVQTLRKDFQRAAQVSELLNPALHRRQSWTPLSDHEGEWDVFLDSEEIVRFVTVDSVVLRARNFAVMLPRAWSQAETTAKLHVSREENAHDSSTRTAFGFDTLVSYDWRLSVGGVDLTDEEMRSLVESKSGLVKLRGEWVLADRAAVTKTKRYMAALAGDKDDEDDADVTSGVATAAELRALALETLGDSPVEFTGSPWFTSLMGGTDRPAPERVAIPGAVKAQLREYQRRGVDWLTFMSRNNLGAVLADDMGLGKTLQLLTLIAVEHAEGRAAGPTLVVAPTSVVGNWAREAQRFVPDLRVAVHHGSARLKGERLAEKIADTDVFITSYGVASRDVEELARVQWDHVVLDEAQAIKNAGTRASKSVRAVPARHRIALTGTPIENKLSELRNILDFVNPGLLGSQQFFRNHFARVIETRRNVELADEMSERLRKLTSPFILRRLKTDPAIIDDLPEKQETVLTVDMTAEQAALYTALVDDMKAALEHREGMARKGLVLASITRIKQICNHPAHYLGDGSPVTAKGKHRSGKVEALMQLLGEAVESDQRVLIFTQYKAFGDILQPYVSARLGEIVPFLHGGVGKAARDTMVERFQAPDGPRAMILSLKAGGTGLNLTAASVVIHMDRWWNPAVENQATDRAFRIGQDKNVSVYKMITKGTLEESIQDVLDGKMHLAGAVVGEGEGWITELDTEDLTRLMSYRGRG; this comes from the coding sequence ATGCCTTCATTCCTCCTGCATGGTCTCTGGCTGGCTGAGTCCGGCCTCAACCTGTGGGTTGAACAGGTGGAAGGCCACAGGATTGTGCTGCCCTCGCAGGTCCCGTCCGGCACGTTTCCGCCCTCGGTCGAAGCCTTGCTTGGCGACGCCACATTTCACCACCGCGCCCGCATCCGCCTGCAAACGCCGCGCGGGCGCCACGTGGAGCTGCGGGTGCCCACCGCCGCCTACGCGCCGGAGGAGGCCGTCTCCCTGTTGGCGGCCCTGTCGTTTCTGGACGCGCGCAGCCCCGCCGCCTCCGCGGCCCAGCGCGAGGCGATCGCCCCGGACGTGTACTGGCTCGTGCGCGCCTACACGGGTGTGAGCCAGTTCGTGCGCGCCGGCCGGGTGAACATCCACGTGCCCTACCGCGACGGGCTGTGGTACGCGGAGTGGCAGCTGGGCACGGGCGTCGAGGAGCGCGGCTGGCTCGCCGAGATGGTCGCTGCGGCGCCGGGGGTGCTCACGGTGAACAACCCGAACCTCGGGGAGAACATCGCCCAGACGCTCGTGCATTGGGTGGCTACCGCCCACCTGCGCGAGGTGCAGGACGAGCAACGCCCCTACCCCTGGCACGATTTCGTCCGCTCGCTGCTGACCGCGGAGCCGCTGCGCCGTGGCGGCGGCCAGCTGTCGCAGCGGGTCAGCGAGTGGAACGGCTCGATCACCGCGGTCAACCTGCAGCTGGTGTTCATCGTGGAGCAGCCGGCGGACGCCGATAACCCGGCGGAGCTGCAGTGGCCGGTGCGCGTACAGGTGCGCGCCGGGTCGGACGCCCCGCGTCCGGTGCGCCTGGCGGACTATGACGCGCAGACGGTGCAGACGTTGCGCAAGGACTTTCAGCGTGCCGCCCAGGTGTCTGAGCTGCTCAACCCGGCCCTGCACCGGCGCCAGTCGTGGACCCCGTTGAGCGACCACGAGGGGGAGTGGGACGTCTTTCTCGACAGTGAGGAGATCGTCCGCTTCGTCACCGTCGATTCGGTCGTGCTGCGCGCCCGTAACTTCGCCGTCATGCTGCCGCGGGCGTGGTCGCAGGCGGAGACCACGGCGAAGCTGCACGTCAGCCGCGAGGAGAACGCGCACGACTCGTCGACGAGGACGGCCTTCGGCTTCGACACCTTGGTCAGCTACGACTGGCGCCTGTCCGTCGGCGGTGTCGACCTGACGGACGAGGAGATGCGCAGTCTGGTCGAGTCGAAGTCGGGGTTGGTGAAGCTCCGCGGCGAGTGGGTACTGGCGGACCGCGCGGCCGTGACCAAGACGAAGCGCTACATGGCCGCCCTCGCCGGTGACAAAGACGATGAGGACGACGCGGACGTGACCTCCGGCGTGGCCACAGCGGCCGAGCTGCGCGCGCTCGCGCTGGAGACGCTCGGGGATTCCCCGGTGGAGTTCACCGGATCGCCCTGGTTTACCTCCCTCATGGGTGGGACGGACCGCCCGGCGCCGGAGCGCGTTGCCATCCCGGGCGCCGTCAAAGCGCAGCTGCGCGAGTACCAGCGCCGCGGCGTGGACTGGCTGACCTTCATGTCGCGCAACAACCTGGGGGCCGTGCTCGCCGACGACATGGGTCTGGGCAAGACCCTGCAGCTGCTCACCCTCATCGCGGTCGAGCACGCCGAGGGCCGCGCGGCGGGGCCGACGCTCGTGGTCGCGCCGACCTCGGTGGTGGGCAACTGGGCGCGCGAGGCGCAGCGCTTCGTGCCGGACCTGCGCGTGGCGGTCCACCACGGCAGCGCCAGGCTCAAAGGGGAGCGGCTGGCGGAGAAGATCGCGGACACGGACGTGTTCATCACCTCCTACGGCGTCGCCTCCCGCGACGTCGAGGAGCTGGCGCGGGTGCAGTGGGACCACGTGGTGCTCGACGAGGCGCAGGCGATTAAGAATGCGGGCACTCGGGCGTCGAAAAGCGTGCGGGCGGTGCCCGCGAGGCACCGCATCGCGCTGACGGGCACGCCGATCGAGAACAAGCTGAGCGAGCTGCGCAACATCCTCGACTTCGTGAACCCGGGGCTGCTGGGCTCGCAGCAGTTCTTCCGTAACCACTTCGCGCGGGTGATCGAGACCCGCCGCAACGTCGAGCTCGCCGACGAGATGAGCGAGCGGCTGCGCAAGCTCACCTCGCCCTTCATCCTGCGGCGGCTGAAGACAGACCCAGCGATCATCGACGACCTGCCGGAGAAACAGGAAACCGTGCTCACGGTGGATATGACGGCCGAGCAGGCGGCGCTGTACACAGCGCTTGTCGACGACATGAAGGCCGCCCTGGAGCATCGCGAGGGCATGGCCCGCAAGGGCCTCGTGCTGGCCTCGATCACGCGCATCAAACAGATCTGCAACCACCCGGCCCACTACCTCGGAGACGGCTCGCCGGTAACGGCGAAGGGCAAGCACCGCTCGGGCAAGGTCGAGGCTCTCATGCAGCTCCTTGGCGAGGCCGTCGAGTCCGACCAGCGGGTGCTCATCTTTACCCAGTACAAGGCCTTCGGCGACATCTTGCAGCCTTACGTCTCGGCCCGGCTGGGAGAGATCGTGCCCTTCCTGCACGGCGGGGTGGGAAAGGCGGCGCGCGATACCATGGTGGAGCGCTTCCAGGCGCCCGACGGGCCGCGCGCGATGATCTTGTCGCTCAAGGCCGGCGGGACCGGACTGAACCTCACGGCCGCCTCGGTGGTCATCCACATGGACCGGTGGTGGAACCCGGCGGTGGAAAACCAGGCGACCGACCGCGCCTTCCGCATCGGGCAGGACAAAAACGTCTCGGTGTACAAGATGATCACGAAGGGCACGCTCGAGGAGTCCATCCAGGATGTTCTCGACGGAAAAATGCACTTGGCGGGGGCCGTTGTGGGCGAAGGCGAGGGCTGGATCACGGAGCTGGACACGGAGGATCTGACGAGGCTGATGAGCTACAGGGGGCGGGGCTAA
- the putP gene encoding sodium/proline symporter PutP, whose product MTDSFWLVLAIVLYFGLMVAIGFYSWLRTKKYDDYVLADRGLSPFVAGLSAGASDMSGWLLMGLPGALFVAGMSELWIVIGLFVGTWANWKWVAPRLRSYTEVANNSITLPSFFENRTHDRSRLLRVTAALIIIFFFTFYVSSGMVSGGRYFESTFQGDYMTGMLIVGSITVLYTFIGGFLAVSYTDVVQGALMFLALAIVPVMALVSLDEPSQIFSFAAENSYGPWEDGNPTYFTMIAGVSAATIIGNLAWGLGYVGQPHIVTRFMALRSPAQAASARRTGTFWVLVCYIGAVFTALVSTVFFAQSPHSVTDQAGFETIFLDLARILFHPFVAGVILTAVLAAIMSTMSSQLLIASSALIEDLYRAVSKKDPSSTALLVLSRVMVVAVAVIAMVLAVNPSDTILGLVGFAWAGFGAAFGPVVVAALYWRRLTAPGALAGMVVGALTVFIWGSSTYLSDIIYEIVPGVLVATAIMVAVSLLTQPAAEVDAEFDAAVAVTEHASRHPEATFDEALEAVRRGDTPGNHQTTRPV is encoded by the coding sequence ATGACCGACAGCTTCTGGCTCGTGCTCGCCATCGTTTTGTACTTCGGCCTCATGGTGGCCATCGGCTTCTACTCATGGCTGCGCACGAAGAAATATGACGACTATGTCCTCGCAGACCGCGGACTCAGCCCCTTCGTCGCCGGGCTGTCCGCCGGGGCCTCCGACATGTCCGGTTGGCTGCTCATGGGCCTGCCCGGCGCCCTCTTCGTCGCGGGCATGAGCGAGCTGTGGATCGTCATCGGCCTGTTCGTAGGCACGTGGGCCAACTGGAAGTGGGTCGCACCGCGGCTGCGCTCCTACACCGAGGTGGCGAACAACTCGATCACGCTGCCGTCCTTCTTCGAAAACCGCACGCACGACCGCTCCCGGCTGTTGCGCGTCACCGCAGCGCTCATCATCATCTTCTTCTTCACCTTCTACGTCTCCTCCGGCATGGTCTCCGGCGGGCGCTACTTCGAGTCGACCTTCCAGGGCGACTACATGACGGGCATGCTCATCGTCGGCTCCATCACGGTCCTCTACACCTTCATCGGCGGATTCCTTGCCGTCTCCTACACCGACGTGGTGCAAGGCGCCCTGATGTTCCTGGCGCTGGCCATCGTCCCGGTCATGGCGCTCGTCTCCCTCGACGAGCCCTCCCAGATCTTCTCCTTCGCCGCCGAGAACTCCTACGGGCCGTGGGAGGACGGCAACCCCACGTACTTCACCATGATCGCCGGGGTGTCCGCCGCAACCATCATCGGCAACCTCGCGTGGGGCCTTGGCTACGTGGGCCAGCCGCACATCGTCACCCGCTTCATGGCGCTGCGCTCCCCCGCGCAGGCCGCCTCGGCGCGACGCACCGGCACGTTCTGGGTGCTCGTTTGCTACATCGGCGCCGTGTTCACCGCCCTCGTCTCCACGGTGTTCTTCGCCCAGAGCCCGCACAGCGTCACCGATCAGGCTGGGTTTGAGACGATCTTCCTCGACCTCGCGCGCATTCTCTTCCACCCCTTCGTCGCCGGGGTCATCCTCACCGCCGTCCTCGCCGCCATCATGTCCACGATGTCCTCGCAGCTGCTCATCGCCTCGTCCGCGCTTATCGAGGACCTCTACCGGGCAGTCTCGAAGAAAGATCCCTCCTCCACGGCCCTCCTTGTGCTCTCGCGCGTCATGGTCGTCGCCGTCGCGGTAATCGCCATGGTGCTCGCCGTCAACCCCTCCGACACCATCCTCGGGCTCGTCGGCTTCGCGTGGGCCGGTTTCGGCGCGGCCTTCGGGCCCGTCGTCGTCGCGGCGCTCTACTGGCGGCGCCTCACCGCCCCCGGCGCACTCGCCGGCATGGTCGTCGGCGCGCTCACGGTCTTCATCTGGGGCTCGTCAACCTACCTGTCCGACATCATCTACGAGATCGTGCCCGGCGTCCTTGTCGCCACCGCCATCATGGTCGCGGTCTCCCTGCTCACCCAGCCCGCCGCTGAGGTCGACGCGGAGTTCGACGCCGCGGTCGCCGTCACCGAGCACGCCTCCCGGCACCCGGAGGCCACCTTCGACGAGGCGCTCGAGGCTGTGCGACGCGGCGACACCCCAGGGAACCACCAGACCACCCGCCCCGTCTAA
- a CDS encoding GmrSD restriction endonuclease domain-containing protein: MRPSPFAFYLAALSVLTVLVVPFPTPASRIEASAAPPRAAVVGYAREEFGPGWARLGAGCTTRTAAMASAFDAPSCADPPHDWHVAPITDPYTGAEISPADVELDHLLPLAAAWDLGAHAWTAQRRVAFANDPRNLVVTSAAANQDKSDKLPSEWLPPDWRARCPYARRLVAVARAYELAVPAPDLRASRRACSGIAGLASRRTLVTDTVP, from the coding sequence ATGCGCCCCTCCCCGTTCGCCTTCTACCTGGCCGCCCTGAGCGTGCTCACGGTGCTCGTCGTGCCGTTTCCCACGCCGGCCTCCCGCATCGAGGCGTCTGCCGCTCCCCCGCGGGCGGCTGTTGTGGGCTACGCACGCGAGGAGTTCGGCCCCGGGTGGGCGCGGCTCGGCGCGGGCTGCACTACCCGGACCGCGGCGATGGCCTCGGCTTTCGACGCCCCGAGCTGCGCAGACCCCCCGCACGACTGGCACGTCGCCCCCATCACCGACCCCTACACCGGGGCGGAGATTTCCCCCGCCGACGTCGAACTTGACCACCTCCTACCGCTGGCCGCGGCGTGGGACCTCGGCGCCCACGCGTGGACGGCGCAGCGCCGCGTCGCCTTCGCCAATGACCCTCGCAACCTCGTGGTCACCTCCGCCGCCGCGAACCAGGACAAGTCGGACAAGCTTCCCAGCGAGTGGCTACCGCCCGACTGGCGAGCCCGCTGCCCGTACGCGCGCCGCCTCGTCGCGGTGGCACGCGCCTACGAGCTCGCCGTCCCAGCCCCCGACCTCCGCGCCAGCCGACGCGCCTGTTCCGGAATCGCGGGCCTCGCGTCACGTCGCACCCTGGTAACCGATACCGTGCCGTAA
- a CDS encoding trypsin-like serine protease, giving the protein MTAFRTVAAVSAALTITLGTVGVSPAHAHDVNRINQGGAVYVEGTGYCTVGYNDPHNRRSLIAAHCGHEGARVRIADRRNGTSSAIVGTFYRSKSYDNRLGNDWAAIQWDDNVTIGPNSISGDPWVRPHQVTPGERVCYFGQSTNRVNTHVTCGTYSGNVGNTFFVDAPLTRPGDSGGPMWVPGRGFVGVVSSVWAANSSSLPGSSNYVVGVLPEDGPAVSDVELLGLYAQNALLPVGGALPAPVADFLRTAFAQFFSFVATLPIAIPGIISYN; this is encoded by the coding sequence ATGACAGCTTTCCGCACCGTCGCCGCCGTCAGCGCAGCGTTGACGATCACGCTGGGCACCGTGGGCGTATCGCCTGCCCACGCCCACGACGTCAACCGCATCAATCAAGGCGGCGCCGTCTATGTGGAAGGCACAGGCTACTGCACAGTCGGGTACAACGACCCGCACAACCGGCGCAGCCTCATCGCCGCGCACTGCGGCCACGAGGGGGCCCGCGTGCGCATCGCGGACCGCCGTAACGGCACCAGCTCCGCGATCGTGGGCACCTTCTATCGCTCCAAGTCCTACGACAACCGCCTGGGCAACGATTGGGCGGCGATCCAATGGGACGACAACGTCACCATCGGCCCCAACAGCATCTCCGGTGACCCCTGGGTGCGCCCCCACCAGGTCACCCCCGGGGAGCGCGTGTGCTACTTCGGGCAGTCCACCAACCGCGTCAACACCCACGTCACCTGCGGCACTTACAGCGGCAACGTGGGCAACACGTTCTTCGTCGATGCGCCGCTGACCAGGCCCGGCGACTCCGGCGGCCCCATGTGGGTACCGGGCCGAGGCTTCGTCGGTGTCGTCTCTAGCGTGTGGGCGGCCAATTCGAGCTCTCTGCCCGGCTCGTCCAACTACGTCGTAGGAGTGCTTCCCGAGGACGGGCCTGCGGTGTCCGACGTCGAGCTGCTCGGCCTGTACGCGCAAAACGCGCTGCTTCCGGTCGGCGGGGCACTGCCCGCCCCAGTGGCCGACTTTCTGCGCACTGCGTTCGCGCAGTTCTTCAGCTTTGTTGCCACCCTCCCGATCGCGATTCCGGGGATCATCTCGTACAACTAG